The proteins below come from a single Lates calcarifer isolate ASB-BC8 linkage group LG11, TLL_Latcal_v3, whole genome shotgun sequence genomic window:
- the LOC108880462 gene encoding LOW QUALITY PROTEIN: deoxyhypusine synthase-like (The sequence of the model RefSeq protein was modified relative to this genomic sequence to represent the inferred CDS: inserted 2 bases in 1 codon), translating into MIFMVWLFSDNMAHHTHRTVRYIYRKTVPIPEDTPKVQGYDFNQGVDHRALLQSYLNTGFQATNVGLAIQEINNMIQRRQEPVKAVNGFVEEDXHQPARASRSCTIFLSYTSNLISSGVRETICYLAEHRMVDVLVTTAGGVEEDLIKCLGPVYIGDFTLPGKDLYEKGLDRIGNLLMPDENYSKLDKWMMPILEQMLLEQNTQGVHWTPSKMIHRLGKEINNPESVCYWAYKNNIPVFSPALTDGAIGDMFYLFSAKNPGLILDITEDISRLNNIAVDAKSTGLIVLGGGVAKHHTCNANAWRDGADYAVYVNTAQEFDGCDSGARPDEAVSWGKIRVDAKPVKVFADATIIFPLLVAETFAVHADKKSNGKEKD; encoded by the exons ATGATTTTTATGGTGTGGTTATTTTCAGACAATATGGCACACCATACGCACAGAACAGTTAGGTATATCTATAGGAAGACCGTCCCTATACCAGAGGATACACCAAAGGTCCAAGGTTATGACTTCAACCAGGGAGTGGACCATCGAGCCCTGCTGCAGTCCTACCTCAACACAGGCTTCCAGGCCACTAATGTGGGATTGGCTATCCAGGAGATCAATAATATG ATACAGAGGCGTCAGGAACCAGTGAAGGCAGTGAATGGCTTTGTTGAGGAGGA CCATCAACCTGCCCGTGCCTCACGAAGCTGCACCATCTTCCTCAGTTACACTTCAAACCTCATCAGCAGTGGAGTCAGGGAGACTATCTGCTACCTCGCAGAGCACAGAATG GTGGATGTGTTAGTGACCACAGCtggaggagtagaggaggaTCTGATCAAGTGTTTGGGCCCAGTTTACATAGGAGACTTTACTCTGCCTGGGAAGGATCTGTATGAAAAAGGCCTTGATAG GATCGGCAACCTTCTGATGCCTGATGAAAACTATTCTAAACTCGACAAATGGATGATGCCGATCTTAGAGCAGATGCTGCTGGAGCAGAACACGCAG GGTGTTCACTGGACTCCATCTAAGATGATCCATCGATTGGGCAAGGAGATCAACAACCCTGAATCTGTTTGCTACTGGGCCTATAAG AATAACATCCCAGTGTTCAGCCCTGCCCTGACAGACGGTGCTATAGGAGACATGTTCTACCTCTTCTCAGCTAAGAACCCCGGCTTGATTTTGGACATAACTGAAG ATATTTCAAGGTTGAACAACATTGCAGTGGATGCCAAGAGCACAGGGCTGATTGTCCTCGGAGGAGGTGTAGCCAAACACCACACATGCAATGCCAATGCATGG AGGGATGGAGCTGACTATGCGGTGTACGTGAACACGGCTCAGGAGTTTGATGGTTGTGACTCAGGAGCCAGACCTGATGAGGCCGTGTCCTGGGGCAAGATCAGAGTAGACGCTAAACCTGTGAAG gtgtTTGCAGATGCCACCATAATCTTTCCCTTATTAGTGGCAGAAACCTTTGCTGTTCATGCTGATAAGAAGAGTAATGGCAAGGAAAAGGATTAA